A section of the Cervus canadensis isolate Bull #8, Minnesota chromosome 8, ASM1932006v1, whole genome shotgun sequence genome encodes:
- the ADRA2A gene encoding alpha-2A adrenergic receptor translates to MFRQEQPLAEGSFAPMGSLQPDAGNASWNGTEAPGGGARATPYSLQVTLTLVCLAGLLMLFTVFGNVLVIIAVFTSRALKAPQNLFLVSLASADILVATLVIPFSLANEVMGYWYFGKAWCETYLALDVLFCTSSIVHLCAISLDRYWSITQAIEYNLKRTPRRIKAIIVTVWVISAVISFPPLISIEKRGRSGQPSAEPRCEINNQKWYVISSSIGSFFAPCLIMILVYVRIYQIAKRRTRVPPSRRGPDATAAALPGGAERRPNGLGPERGGVGPVGAEVASLQVQLNGAPGEPAPAGPPDADALDLEESSSSEHAERPPGSRRSERGPRAKGKARVSQVKPGDSLPRRGPGATGPGAPAAGPAEERSGAGAKASRWRGRQNREKRFTFVLAVVIGVFVVCWFPFFFTYTLTAIGCPVPPTLFKFFFWFGYCNSSLNPVIYTIFNHDFRRAFKKILCRGDRKRIV, encoded by the coding sequence ATGTTCCGCCAGGAGCAGCCGCTGGCCGAGGGCAGCTTCGCGCCCATGGGCTCCCTGCAGCCGGACGCGGGCAACGCGAGCTGGAACGGGACCGAGGCCCCGGGGGGCGGCGCCCGGGCCACCCCCTACTCCCTGCAGGTGACGCTGACGCTGGTGTGCCTGGCTGGCCTGCTCATGCTGTTCACGGTGTTCGGTAACGTGCTTGTCATCATTGCTGTGTTCACAAGTCGCGCGCTCAAGGCGCCCCAGAATCTCTTCCTGGTGTCTCTGGCTTCGGCGGACATCCTGGTGGCCACGCTTGTCATCCCTTTCTCGCTGGCCAACGAGGTCATGGGCTACTGGTACTTCGGCAAGGCGTGGTGTGAGACCTACCTGGCGCTCGACGTGCTCTTCTGCACGTCCTCCATCGTGCACCTGTGCGCCATCAGCCTGGACCGTTACTGGTCCATCACCCAGGCCATAGAGTACAACCTGAAGCGCACGCCACGCCGCATCAAGGCCATCATCGTCACGGTGTGGGTCATCTCGGCCGTCATCTCCTTCCCCCCGCTCATCTCCATCGAGAAGAGAGGCAGGAGTGGCCAGCCGTCCGCCGAACCGCGCTGTGAGATCAACAACCAGAAGTGGTACGTCATCTCGTCGAGCATCGGCTCCTTCTTCGCGCCCTGCCTGATCATGATCCTGGTCTATGTGCGCATCTACCAAATCGCCAAGCGCCGCACCCGCGTGCCGCCCAGTCGCCGGGGTCCCGATGCCACCGCCGCCGCGCTGCCGGGGGGCGCCGAGCGCAGGCCCAACGGCCTGGGCCCGGAGCGCGGCGGCGTGGGCCCCGTGGGCGCCGAGGTCGCGTCGCTGCAGGTCCAGCTCAATGGTGCCCCGGGAGAGCCCGCGCCCGCAGGGCCGCCTGACGCCGACGCGCTGGACCTAGAGGAGAGCTCCTCGTCTGAGCACGCCGAGCGGCCCCCGGGGTCCCGCAGGTCGGAGCGCGGGCCCCGGGCCAAGGGCAAGGCCCGGGTGAGCCAGGTGAAGCCCGGGGACAGCCTGCCGCGGCGCGGGCCGGGGGCGACGGGGCCGGGGGCACCCGCGGCCGGGCCGGCGGAGGAGCGCTCTGGCGCGGGCGCCAAGGCGTCGCGCTGGCGCGGGCGGCAGAACCGCGAGAAGCGCTTCACCTTCGTGCTGGCGGTGGTCATCGGCGTGTTCGTGGTGTGCTGGTTCCCCTTCTTCTTCACCTACACGCTCACGGCCATCGGCTGCCCCGTGCCCCCCACGCTCTTCAAGTTCTTCTTCTGGTTCGGCTACTGCAACAGCTCGCTGAACCCGGTCATCTACACCATCTTCAATCACGACTTCCGCCGCGCCTTCAAGAAGATCCTCTGCCGGGGGGACAGGAAGCGGATCGTGTGA